From one Lycorma delicatula isolate Av1 chromosome 2, ASM4794821v1, whole genome shotgun sequence genomic stretch:
- the LOC142318980 gene encoding splicing regulator SDE2, whose product MASKNRLCEINFAKGKIYCLQLMPVTDICNEINSALCGIETEDYFLIKNGKKICDSDLVDGCLYFIPRLVGGKGGFGSMLRAIGAQIEKTTNREACRDLSGRRLRDINEEQRLKNWIAQQAEREREAAERKRKKLERLCKEPKHDFKDATYEKERSELTEKVSSSVEEGFKKASTSGISVKRTHTATSGVKKKKKKLLIDSDDDLSSSCSEIEENEPVTEVIKVDGQSNK is encoded by the coding sequence ATGGCATCTAAAAATAGGTTATGTGAAATCAACTTTgcaaaaggtaaaatttattgcTTACAATTAATGCCTGTGACAGacatttgtaatgaaattaatagtGCTTTATGTGGTATCGAAACCGAAGATTATTTTCTCATAAAGAACGGAAAGAAAATATGTGACAGTGACTTAGTTGATGGATGCTTGTATTTCATTCCAAGGTTAGTTGGTGGTAAAGGTGGGTTTGGATCTATGCTTAGGGCCATTGGTGCCCAAATTGAGAAAACAACAAATAGAGAAGCTTGTAGAGATTTAAGCGGTAGAAGACTAAGAGATATTAACGAAGAACAACGTCTTAAAAATTGGATTGCTCAACAAGCTGAAAGGGAGCGAGAAGCAGCTGAACGTAAAAGAAAGAAACTTGAAAGATTATGTAAAGAACCAAAACATGATTTTAAAGATGCAACATATGAAAAGGAACGCTCTGAGCTCACAGAAAAAGTGAGCAGTTCTGTTGAAGAGGGATTTAAGAAGGCAAGCACTAGTGGCATATCAGTTAAACGAACTCACACTGCTACCAGtggagtaaaaaagaaaaagaagaagttgTTAATTGATTCTGATGATGATCTAAGTTCAAGTTGCagtgaaattgaagaaaatgaacCTGTGACTGAAGTAATTAAAGTTGATGGACAAAGTAACAAATAG